In Stieleria varia, one genomic interval encodes:
- a CDS encoding TCR/Tet family MFS transporter: MSNSYPPSQSSDESAGDGSAVVPPQGPRTAGIAFILLTLFIDILGIGIVIPVLPELVKELIGGDESDAAGYVAVIAASYAAMQFIFSPIVGSLSDRFGRRPVLLMALFGLGIDFVIQGFAPSVTWLFVGRLLAGVMGASFTTANAYIADVSTDDTRARNFGFVGVMFGLGFIVGPALGGVLGGISLRLPFFVAAGLALVNWLYGFFILPESLPPEKRSEFSLRKANPFGAMTTLRKYPLAFGVAIVFVCKSLSQRGLENVWVLFTSAKFDWSEQTNGLMLGWVGLTALIVQGGMVRPAVKRFGERKTLIAGTLISAIAFLAYGLASAGWMIPVIVMFGALGGLAGPAIQSLVTSTVDEKEQGQVQGALTSLMSLTSIVAPLLFTGGLFKYFTSDAAPFQMPGAPFIAGSAILFASLFIAIAVFRKYPQ; the protein is encoded by the coding sequence ATGTCCAATTCCTATCCGCCATCCCAATCCAGCGACGAATCCGCGGGTGATGGCTCGGCAGTTGTTCCGCCGCAGGGACCTCGAACGGCGGGGATCGCGTTCATTTTGTTGACGCTGTTCATCGATATTCTCGGCATCGGGATCGTGATTCCGGTGTTGCCCGAATTGGTCAAAGAATTGATCGGCGGAGACGAATCGGACGCGGCGGGCTACGTCGCCGTGATCGCCGCGTCCTACGCCGCCATGCAATTCATTTTTTCACCGATCGTCGGTAGTTTGTCGGATCGATTCGGACGACGCCCCGTGCTGCTGATGGCTTTGTTCGGTTTGGGCATCGATTTTGTGATCCAAGGTTTCGCGCCCAGTGTGACTTGGCTGTTCGTCGGTCGTCTGTTGGCCGGAGTGATGGGAGCGAGCTTCACCACCGCGAATGCGTACATCGCCGATGTTTCGACGGACGACACACGCGCACGCAATTTTGGATTTGTCGGCGTGATGTTCGGACTTGGGTTTATCGTCGGCCCCGCACTGGGCGGTGTACTCGGCGGCATCTCTCTGCGGTTGCCGTTTTTCGTCGCAGCCGGACTGGCGCTCGTGAATTGGCTGTACGGATTTTTCATTCTGCCCGAGTCATTGCCGCCGGAGAAACGCAGCGAGTTTTCCTTGCGAAAAGCCAACCCGTTTGGTGCGATGACGACGTTACGCAAGTATCCGCTGGCGTTCGGGGTCGCGATCGTTTTTGTTTGCAAATCGCTTTCGCAGCGAGGCTTGGAGAACGTTTGGGTGTTGTTCACTTCGGCAAAGTTTGATTGGAGCGAGCAGACCAACGGACTGATGCTCGGCTGGGTCGGTTTGACCGCACTGATCGTTCAAGGCGGGATGGTGCGCCCCGCCGTCAAACGATTCGGAGAACGCAAGACGTTGATCGCGGGGACGTTGATTTCGGCCATCGCGTTCTTGGCATACGGGTTGGCTAGCGCAGGGTGGATGATCCCCGTGATCGTGATGTTCGGTGCACTCGGCGGATTGGCCGGTCCCGCGATTCAAAGCCTGGTGACTTCCACCGTGGACGAAAAGGAGCAAGGACAAGTGCAGGGCGCGTTGACTTCCCTGATGAGCCTGACCAGCATCGTCGCGCCGTTGTTGTTCACCGGCGGACTGTTCAAGTATTTCACCAGTGACGCGGCACCGTTTCAAATGCCGGGTGCCCCGTTCATCGCCGGTTCGGCGATCCTGTTCGCATCGCTGTTCATTGCGATCGCCGTGTTTCGAAAGTACCCGCAGTAG
- a CDS encoding peptide chain release factor 3, giving the protein MTITKKQLENARLHRRTFAIISHPDAGKTTLTEKLLLFGGSIEVAGAVRGRKSQRTARSDWMELEKQRGISISSTVLTFTFESTHINLLDTPGHHDFSEDTYRTLMAADCAVMVIDAAKGIETQTEKLFRVCAARGIPVITFVNKIDRPGPSSLEILSQIEKEFSIEAVPVNWPVGNGPDFLGIVDIATDQMHLYDAESSDSRDTSRQRGWAEVLESNDPLSIDDSSVNLPSIGQHLQADILLHAAEEIELVKHAGLSYQRDKFLRGDQTVVFFGSALTNFGMELFLRGFIDICPPPTSPQTDEIGTSNDLPQFSGFVFKIQANLDPMHRDRVAFIRVCTGRFERDMDVTVARSGNRIRLPRALKVFGRERFTMDEAFPGDIIGVVCPGELRLGDTVFERSPVLYPGVPQFPPEVFASIRCPETSRRKQFDRGLDQLVEEGAVQLFWGTGRQRDAVLAAVGELQFDVVRFRLESEYKAPAELQKLPYTHARWYRCNDRNVSLACPYGAKLVKDFFGSPAILVQSEWDLKQLLRNNPGFSFDAIHETRSSVEDLHSSSQTDS; this is encoded by the coding sequence ATGACTATCACAAAGAAGCAGCTCGAAAACGCGAGGTTGCATCGAAGAACCTTTGCGATCATTTCGCATCCCGACGCGGGGAAAACCACGCTGACCGAGAAGCTTTTGCTGTTCGGGGGATCGATCGAAGTCGCCGGAGCGGTGCGCGGACGTAAGTCACAACGCACTGCAAGGTCCGACTGGATGGAATTGGAAAAGCAGCGAGGGATTTCCATTAGTTCAACCGTTTTGACATTCACGTTTGAAAGTACTCATATCAATCTACTTGATACACCGGGGCACCATGATTTCAGCGAGGACACCTATCGCACCTTGATGGCCGCTGACTGCGCCGTGATGGTCATTGATGCAGCAAAAGGAATCGAAACTCAAACAGAGAAGTTGTTCCGGGTATGTGCGGCGAGGGGAATACCCGTCATCACGTTTGTGAATAAAATTGATCGCCCTGGGCCATCTTCGCTTGAAATCCTGAGCCAAATTGAGAAAGAGTTTTCGATCGAGGCGGTGCCCGTCAATTGGCCCGTCGGAAACGGTCCTGATTTCTTGGGGATTGTCGACATTGCGACTGATCAGATGCATTTGTACGATGCGGAGTCAAGCGATTCTCGCGATACATCGCGGCAACGAGGTTGGGCAGAAGTCTTGGAATCAAATGATCCTCTGTCGATCGACGATTCCTCCGTCAATCTTCCATCGATCGGGCAGCACCTTCAGGCTGATATTCTATTGCATGCCGCAGAGGAGATCGAACTCGTCAAGCATGCCGGGCTTAGCTATCAGCGCGACAAATTTCTTCGGGGCGATCAAACCGTTGTGTTCTTCGGAAGCGCTTTGACCAATTTTGGGATGGAGTTGTTTCTTCGTGGATTTATCGATATTTGTCCGCCACCGACCTCACCTCAGACGGACGAGATCGGCACTTCCAACGATCTGCCGCAGTTTTCAGGGTTCGTTTTCAAAATACAAGCGAACCTTGATCCCATGCATCGTGACCGCGTTGCATTCATTCGTGTGTGTACCGGACGGTTCGAGCGAGATATGGATGTGACAGTGGCGAGATCGGGAAATCGAATTCGACTCCCCAGGGCATTGAAAGTGTTCGGTCGCGAACGCTTCACGATGGACGAAGCCTTTCCGGGCGATATCATCGGTGTGGTATGTCCCGGAGAACTCCGTCTTGGCGATACGGTTTTTGAAAGGTCACCGGTACTGTATCCGGGCGTGCCCCAGTTTCCACCAGAAGTCTTTGCAAGTATCCGGTGCCCTGAAACTTCTCGTCGAAAGCAGTTTGATCGCGGACTCGATCAGCTGGTGGAAGAAGGTGCCGTGCAGTTGTTTTGGGGAACCGGGCGTCAACGGGATGCGGTTCTTGCAGCCGTTGGTGAACTGCAATTCGATGTCGTGCGTTTTCGCTTGGAATCGGAATACAAAGCGCCCGCGGAGTTGCAGAAGCTGCCGTACACCCATGCGAGATGGTATCGTTGCAATGATCGGAACGTCTCGCTGGCCTGTCCCTACGGCGCGAAGCTGGTGAAGGATTTTTTTGGAAGTCCCGCAATCTTGGTTCAGTCGGAGTGGGACTTAAAGCAACTCTTGCGTAACAATCCTGGATTCTCCTTTGACGCGATCCACGAGACGCGATCCTCCGTAGAGGATCTCCATTCGTCCTCGCAAACTGACAGCTGA
- a CDS encoding redoxin domain-containing protein yields the protein MNMRIGLLVCVVGLLGSTSLWSDDVDTGHRVPEDPPTLTIGDPAPKLDIQHWLAATDQQDTPVGAFMDGTVYIVEFWGTWCPPCITEIPHLAKLQQRYGHESLRLISVSDEPLEAVQAFLDREVPDAGGQTYRDLTSVFSITTDPDRSVHRDYVDAAKGLGVPIAFMVGKTQRIEWVGHPGLIDAPLESVMRGDWDRETFAVEFKQKQDVLAAVRKLSIFRQRNAERPEEVLRAIDEEFAKFEGSDQPELQMLHAFRVQMLIKLKRSDEVERVVREMLDSPKQSIETIGLAVSILFQIPPDVNIDRASLAQRALQRLQDAMPSDQFADMPVAMQRLADTRKTMMMVQLHQLAGQNDQAVTLLKKELDKGLDSQMREAVNQLLQQISDHESER from the coding sequence ATGAACATGCGAATTGGTCTGTTGGTGTGTGTCGTTGGGCTATTGGGATCAACATCGCTTTGGAGCGATGACGTGGATACGGGGCATCGTGTTCCCGAGGATCCACCCACCCTGACGATCGGAGACCCGGCGCCGAAACTGGATATTCAACATTGGCTGGCGGCCACGGACCAACAGGACACCCCAGTCGGGGCGTTCATGGATGGCACGGTTTACATCGTCGAGTTTTGGGGCACATGGTGCCCGCCGTGTATCACCGAGATTCCTCATTTGGCCAAGTTGCAACAACGATACGGTCACGAAAGCTTGCGACTGATTAGTGTAAGTGACGAGCCACTTGAGGCCGTGCAGGCTTTCTTGGATCGCGAGGTGCCTGATGCCGGCGGGCAAACCTATCGCGATCTGACGAGTGTTTTCTCGATCACGACGGACCCCGACCGAAGTGTTCACCGAGACTACGTCGACGCGGCAAAGGGACTCGGTGTGCCCATCGCATTCATGGTGGGCAAGACTCAGCGAATCGAATGGGTCGGACATCCTGGACTGATCGATGCACCGCTGGAGAGTGTGATGCGAGGCGATTGGGATCGAGAAACGTTTGCGGTCGAGTTCAAGCAAAAACAGGATGTCCTGGCTGCGGTCAGGAAACTTTCCATCTTTCGGCAACGAAATGCGGAACGACCAGAGGAAGTTTTGAGAGCCATTGACGAGGAGTTCGCAAAGTTCGAGGGCTCCGATCAACCCGAACTACAAATGTTGCACGCGTTCCGCGTTCAAATGCTCATCAAACTCAAGCGATCGGACGAAGTCGAACGAGTCGTTCGAGAAATGCTTGACTCGCCGAAACAGAGCATTGAGACGATCGGGTTGGCAGTGTCCATTCTGTTCCAAATACCGCCTGACGTGAACATCGATCGCGCTTCACTCGCCCAGCGAGCATTACAGAGACTGCAGGACGCGATGCCGTCGGATCAGTTCGCCGACATGCCAGTTGCAATGCAACGATTAGCAGATACCAGGAAGACCATGATGATGGTTCAGTTGCATCAACTGGCAGGGCAAAACGATCAGGCAGTCACGTTGCTGAAAAAAGAACTGGACAAGGGCCTGGATTCACAGATGCGGGAAGCGGTCAACCAATTGCTACAGCAGATATCGGATCACGAATCAGAAAGGTGA
- a CDS encoding exo-alpha-sialidase produces the protein MPRFHFPATAMLAIMLITSWSGNSACQSAELTELPYNHPGLKVDLGVGLWAWPMPMDYDGDGDLDLLVACPDKPSNGVYFFENPTQDPSEKLPVFKPAVRLGPASQNMQVSYVNGQPHVLKNGYEYPRDATTGVFNFDKPNKIYPTNNVHANKTRGNMWRYVDYDGDGDQDLVIGAGDWTDYGWDHAYDSSGRWHNGPLHGYVYWINNEGSSEQPKYSKNPQRVKAAGGDIDVYGWPSPNFADFDGDGDLDLLCGEFMDGFTYFENVGSRTEPDYAAGQKLINSSGEPLVMHLQMITPTAIDWDGDKDLDLIVGDEDGRVALVENTGEFRDQRPVFHAPVYFQQQADTLKFGALATPFAVDFDGDGDQDILCGNTAGNIGYFENLGDGENGLPKWSAPSLIEVKTADGKSTQPFRVMAGPSGSIQGPCEAKWGYTTLSVADWDGDGDLDIIYNSILSRLEWLRNDDGVFVIADMTTPPGEEPPAWYWWQTESPESITQWRTTPLAIDFDGDQKLDLVMLDQQGYLTLRRSGQNAERIFVAADGQPLQLNPKSCGGSGRIKLAVVDWDQDGRLDVLVNSENASWYRNCGDFDGKILLKKIGNLAKRNVAGHTSSPSACDLNRDGKPDLMVGAENGRIYYIAHDDCETFDEQQLNGTITEQPESRMPGLVHDEFVFTKPPTKECHASTVCQTSRGLVAAWFAGTKEKNEDVGIWTSYHDGAGWTSPQQVATGVQHSELRYPCWNPVLYQPPGDAPLILFFKTGPDPQSWWGEMMVSYDRGRTFRDRRRLPTGIDGPVRCKPILLDDGTLLCGSSTENDGWRVHFEKVALVGGQPEGTWNRIGPINDATDFNAIQPTIMRGKDGSLIALCRTKEGVIASTSSRDNGQSWSALQATKLPNPNSGIDAVTLQDGRQLLIYNHLDSGKTGWGRRGMLNLAMSEDDGQTWQRVGVLEQEQGAEFSYPAIVQSDDGLIHATYTWKRQRVKHVVLDPNGLKVETGSN, from the coding sequence ATGCCTCGATTCCACTTTCCTGCGACCGCGATGCTCGCGATCATGCTGATCACCTCTTGGTCGGGCAACTCCGCGTGCCAATCGGCTGAGTTGACAGAACTGCCGTACAACCATCCTGGACTCAAGGTCGACTTGGGTGTCGGGCTGTGGGCGTGGCCGATGCCGATGGACTACGACGGGGACGGTGACCTCGACTTGCTGGTCGCATGCCCGGACAAACCGTCCAATGGCGTCTACTTCTTTGAAAACCCCACGCAAGATCCGTCTGAAAAGCTGCCCGTGTTCAAACCTGCTGTGCGCTTGGGTCCGGCGAGCCAGAACATGCAAGTCAGCTACGTCAACGGGCAGCCGCATGTCTTGAAAAATGGCTACGAGTACCCACGTGATGCCACCACCGGTGTTTTCAACTTTGACAAACCCAACAAGATCTATCCGACCAATAACGTTCACGCCAACAAAACGCGTGGCAACATGTGGCGGTACGTGGACTACGACGGCGACGGTGACCAAGACCTCGTGATAGGTGCCGGAGACTGGACCGATTACGGTTGGGACCACGCGTACGACTCCAGCGGACGTTGGCACAACGGTCCGTTGCACGGATATGTTTATTGGATCAACAACGAGGGCTCCAGCGAGCAACCCAAGTACTCCAAGAATCCCCAACGAGTCAAAGCCGCCGGCGGTGACATCGACGTCTACGGTTGGCCATCACCCAACTTCGCTGACTTCGACGGCGATGGTGACCTCGACTTGTTGTGCGGTGAGTTCATGGATGGTTTCACCTACTTTGAAAACGTCGGCAGCAGAACCGAGCCCGACTACGCCGCAGGACAAAAGCTCATCAACAGCTCTGGTGAACCCTTGGTGATGCACTTGCAGATGATCACCCCGACGGCGATCGACTGGGACGGCGACAAGGATTTGGATTTGATCGTTGGTGACGAAGACGGCCGGGTGGCTTTGGTGGAAAACACGGGCGAGTTCCGCGATCAACGGCCCGTCTTTCACGCTCCGGTCTACTTTCAACAGCAAGCCGACACGCTGAAATTTGGCGCGCTGGCTACACCGTTTGCCGTCGACTTTGACGGCGACGGGGACCAAGACATCTTGTGCGGCAACACCGCAGGAAACATCGGATACTTTGAGAATCTTGGCGACGGAGAAAACGGTTTGCCCAAATGGTCGGCACCGTCGTTGATCGAAGTCAAGACGGCTGACGGCAAGTCGACTCAACCGTTCCGTGTGATGGCCGGACCCTCGGGTTCGATCCAAGGACCCTGCGAAGCAAAATGGGGATACACAACGCTGTCGGTAGCAGACTGGGATGGCGATGGAGACCTGGACATAATTTACAACTCCATCCTTTCGCGACTGGAATGGCTGCGAAACGATGATGGCGTGTTCGTGATTGCCGACATGACGACCCCACCCGGTGAAGAGCCGCCCGCATGGTACTGGTGGCAGACAGAGTCGCCCGAATCGATCACGCAGTGGCGCACGACGCCGCTTGCGATCGACTTTGATGGCGATCAGAAACTCGACTTGGTGATGTTGGATCAACAGGGCTACCTCACCCTGCGGCGATCGGGACAAAACGCAGAGCGGATTTTTGTCGCCGCCGATGGCCAACCCTTGCAGTTGAATCCAAAATCCTGCGGAGGCTCAGGGCGTATCAAACTCGCCGTGGTCGATTGGGATCAAGACGGACGCTTGGACGTCTTGGTCAATTCAGAAAACGCGAGTTGGTACCGCAACTGTGGGGATTTCGACGGCAAGATCTTGCTCAAAAAGATCGGCAACTTGGCCAAACGCAATGTGGCGGGACACACCTCCAGCCCATCGGCATGCGACCTCAACCGCGACGGAAAGCCCGACTTGATGGTCGGCGCCGAGAACGGACGTATCTACTACATCGCTCACGACGACTGTGAGACCTTCGACGAACAGCAGCTCAATGGAACGATCACTGAGCAACCCGAAAGCCGAATGCCTGGACTGGTGCATGACGAGTTTGTGTTCACCAAGCCGCCGACGAAGGAGTGTCATGCGTCGACGGTCTGTCAGACCAGTCGCGGTTTGGTAGCCGCTTGGTTTGCGGGGACGAAAGAAAAGAACGAGGACGTCGGCATCTGGACCAGCTATCACGACGGCGCCGGTTGGACTTCACCTCAACAGGTCGCCACCGGTGTCCAACATAGCGAACTGCGCTACCCGTGCTGGAACCCGGTCTTGTATCAGCCACCGGGCGACGCGCCGCTGATTTTGTTTTTCAAGACCGGTCCCGATCCGCAATCCTGGTGGGGCGAGATGATGGTCAGCTACGACCGCGGTCGGACCTTTCGCGATCGACGACGGTTGCCCACAGGAATCGATGGTCCGGTGCGTTGCAAGCCGATCTTGTTGGATGATGGCACGCTGTTGTGTGGCTCATCGACCGAGAACGACGGATGGCGTGTGCATTTTGAAAAAGTTGCCTTGGTGGGTGGTCAACCCGAGGGCACATGGAATCGAATCGGACCGATCAACGATGCGACCGATTTCAATGCGATCCAGCCCACCATCATGCGTGGCAAGGACGGTTCGCTGATCGCCTTGTGCCGTACCAAAGAAGGAGTCATCGCAAGCACCAGCTCGCGCGACAACGGTCAGTCCTGGTCGGCATTGCAAGCGACCAAGCTGCCCAATCCGAACTCCGGAATTGATGCGGTCACGTTACAGGACGGGCGGCAACTGTTGATCTACAACCACTTGGACAGCGGAAAGACAGGGTGGGGACGTCGCGGAATGCTGAACTTGGCAATGTCCGAGGATGACGGCCAGACGTGGCAAAGGGTCGGAGTGTTGGAGCAGGAACAAGGAGCCGAGTTCAGTTACCCGGCAATCGTCCAATCCGATGACGGTCTGATCCACGCGACGTACACCTGGAAACGACAACGCGTCAAGCACGTCGTCTTGGATCCCAACGGTTTGAAAGTGGAAACAGGATCGAATTAG